A portion of the Burkholderiales bacterium genome contains these proteins:
- a CDS encoding tetratricopeptide repeat protein — MTLRPPRSRNDPCPCGSGKRYKHCHGGDARPQETLAVPASTQPDDLARAALRNGRPDEAVRILVDAFGRSPEDLGTLKLLAEALRGSDPARSRACWERAHERAPDDPETLFFLGDFAREAGDFEEAIRRFEQALAVAPDHPALLNNLGLALEKAGRLDEAEPRFRRALEVAPGDLNALANLAQNLYQLHRFREAAGLFDRLIARMPTAPASIWVNRAICLIDCSEISKAAASFERAVELAPDSANAWRGLGIVRIEQKQFGAAVIALERAMKLDLEDVAAECMLFHANGFECHWRDFDAARARLIEFARNPSPTQVGAVLPFVLQSIDDDPELELRVARRWADTQLVPPSPVRPPRRRPDGRLNLGFVSSDLYEHPVGRLVVGLFERLDRSRYRVFAYSHGPDRADATRARLVAASDGFRVRPSMDAFEIAQSMRDDGVDVAFDLTGFTGTTVVEVLLHRPAPVQVNFLGYTGTMGSSAIDWILTDRFCVPPAFAKHYAERALYVDPCYMPSDTARMLSETPVTRREYGLPEDAVVFSAQMGAYKMKPPVLAAWMRILAEVDGSVLWMRQQSIGLEARLGGLARAHGVDPGRLRYVPSQKVPVYLSRFQLADLFLDATPFGSHTTVNDALFAGLPVLAIAGRSFASRASASQVHAAGLSDLVVTDLDAYVKKAVALARDPAGLRAIGARLREQRASLPLFDLDRYAREFEAAIEYAWANTPET, encoded by the coding sequence ATGACGCTGCGCCCGCCCAGGTCGCGCAACGACCCCTGTCCCTGCGGCAGCGGCAAGCGCTACAAGCACTGCCATGGCGGCGACGCGCGGCCTCAGGAGACGTTGGCCGTTCCGGCGTCGACGCAACCGGACGACCTGGCCCGCGCCGCGCTGAGGAACGGCCGGCCCGATGAAGCGGTCCGGATCCTCGTTGACGCGTTCGGCCGGTCGCCGGAGGACCTGGGAACGCTGAAGCTGCTCGCGGAAGCGCTGCGCGGTTCCGATCCCGCCCGGTCGCGCGCTTGCTGGGAGCGCGCGCACGAGCGCGCACCCGACGATCCGGAGACGCTGTTCTTCCTCGGGGACTTCGCGCGCGAAGCGGGCGACTTCGAGGAGGCGATCCGACGGTTCGAACAGGCGCTCGCGGTCGCGCCCGATCACCCGGCGCTCCTCAACAACCTCGGCCTCGCGCTCGAGAAGGCGGGCCGCCTGGACGAGGCGGAGCCGCGCTTCCGCCGCGCGCTCGAGGTCGCGCCCGGCGATCTCAACGCCCTCGCGAACCTCGCGCAGAACCTCTACCAGCTGCACCGCTTCCGCGAGGCGGCCGGACTCTTCGACCGGCTGATCGCGCGCATGCCGACGGCGCCGGCCTCGATCTGGGTCAACCGCGCGATCTGCCTCATCGACTGCAGCGAGATCTCGAAGGCCGCCGCGAGCTTCGAGCGCGCGGTCGAGCTCGCGCCCGACTCCGCCAATGCGTGGCGGGGCCTCGGCATCGTCCGCATCGAGCAGAAGCAGTTCGGAGCGGCGGTCATCGCGCTCGAACGAGCGATGAAACTCGATCTCGAGGACGTCGCGGCGGAGTGCATGCTGTTCCACGCGAACGGCTTCGAGTGCCACTGGCGCGATTTCGACGCCGCGCGCGCGCGCCTGATCGAGTTCGCGCGCAACCCGTCGCCGACACAGGTCGGCGCGGTCCTGCCGTTCGTGTTGCAGTCGATCGACGACGACCCCGAACTCGAACTTCGGGTGGCTCGCCGCTGGGCGGACACGCAGCTCGTGCCGCCGAGCCCGGTGCGTCCCCCGCGACGTCGCCCGGACGGCCGACTCAACCTGGGGTTCGTCTCGTCCGACCTCTACGAGCACCCGGTCGGCCGGCTCGTCGTCGGACTGTTCGAGCGGCTCGATCGGTCGCGCTACCGCGTCTTCGCCTACTCCCATGGCCCGGATCGTGCGGACGCGACGCGCGCGCGGCTCGTGGCGGCGTCCGACGGCTTCCGCGTCCGTCCTTCGATGGACGCCTTCGAGATCGCCCAGTCGATGCGCGACGACGGCGTCGACGTCGCGTTCGATCTGACCGGCTTCACCGGGACCACGGTGGTCGAGGTGCTGCTGCACCGGCCCGCGCCGGTGCAGGTCAACTTCCTCGGCTACACCGGCACGATGGGAAGCTCCGCGATCGACTGGATACTCACCGACCGGTTCTGCGTGCCGCCGGCGTTCGCGAAGCACTACGCCGAACGAGCGCTCTACGTCGACCCCTGCTACATGCCGAGCGACACGGCGCGCATGCTCTCCGAGACGCCGGTCACGCGGCGCGAGTACGGACTGCCCGAGGATGCCGTCGTGTTCTCGGCGCAGATGGGGGCCTACAAGATGAAGCCTCCCGTCCTCGCCGCGTGGATGCGCATCCTGGCGGAGGTCGACGGTTCGGTACTGTGGATGCGCCAGCAGTCGATCGGACTGGAGGCACGCCTGGGCGGCCTCGCACGTGCGCACGGCGTCGATCCCGGACGGCTTCGCTACGTGCCGTCGCAGAAGGTTCCGGTGTATCTGTCGCGGTTCCAGCTCGCCGATCTGTTCCTCGACGCGACGCCGTTCGGCTCGCACACGACGGTCAACGACGCGCTGTTCGCGGGCCTGCCCGTGCTCGCCATCGCCGGACGGTCGTTCGCGTCGCGCGCGAGCGCGAGCCAGGTACATGCCGCAGGACTCTCCGATCTCGTCGTGACCGATCTCGACGCGTACGTGAAGAAGGCCGTGGCGCTCGCGCGCGATCCCGCCGGGCTGCGCGCGATCGGGGCCCGGCTGCGCGAGCAGCGCGCGAGTCTCCCGCTCTTCGATCTCGATCGGTACGCACGCGAGTTCGAGGCGGCGATCGAGTACGCGTGGGCCAACACTCCCGAAACCTGA
- a CDS encoding tetratricopeptide repeat protein, with the protein MSDARLVAAQRALDAGEVAVAMRDATRVIDDALAPASLRALAFRLRSDARSGTGDTAGALDDAREATVLAPGDARAWHRCGIAAADAGELDLAIACFERATRLDPGYARAWNNLGNALRGAGRHDDGRAAFERAVAADSRYAFGWTNLAVARRDAGDSDGAADAARRAIALDARQASARIVLASIARRGGDLDGAVDGYRRALVDRPGDARARFALAGTLAERDDMEAAHTAYVQAARDDAGLLRARLGAELALPSIMASETAIAEARERFRTGVARLRDELPARASGMPADRVLDEMRWTNFLLAYHGEDDRDLQAAYGDLLAATIGAAREPSRLVAGAEAAARPRDGRRRIAFVSAFLRDGTAGRYFESWITGLARDRFEVIVFHLTHGDDELTARIRARADRFVPIGSRRTADLARTVFACAADAIVYPELGMDATTFVLASLRLAPLQAAGWGHPVTSGLATVDAMFGCDAMEPEGGEAQYRERLVRLPGLGTRYARFHLPEPASRAALGLPEHGPLLLVPQSLFKLHPADDRRIARVLAAAPLARVVAFAGRHPRITAAWRARLDPVLDAHDVARERVIVRPQVGHHDYLRVNLACDAMLDSARWSGGNTSLDAIACGLPIATLPGTVMRARQSAGMLALAGATELVASDEEGCVASAVRLATDRDFREAMSRRVSAGAARVFDDAAPLTALGTFLSEGPGAERR; encoded by the coding sequence GTGAGCGACGCGCGCCTCGTCGCCGCGCAGCGCGCGCTCGACGCGGGGGAGGTCGCCGTCGCCATGCGCGACGCGACGCGCGTCATCGACGATGCGCTCGCCCCGGCGTCGCTCCGGGCCCTGGCGTTCCGGTTGCGTTCCGACGCGAGATCCGGGACGGGGGACACGGCCGGCGCGCTGGACGACGCCCGGGAGGCGACCGTGCTCGCCCCGGGCGACGCTCGCGCGTGGCACCGCTGCGGCATCGCGGCCGCGGATGCCGGCGAGCTCGACCTCGCGATCGCGTGCTTCGAGCGGGCGACGCGTCTCGATCCGGGCTACGCACGGGCCTGGAACAACCTCGGCAACGCGCTGCGCGGCGCCGGGCGCCACGACGACGGCCGCGCCGCGTTCGAACGTGCGGTCGCGGCCGATTCCCGCTATGCGTTCGGCTGGACCAACCTCGCGGTCGCGCGGCGCGATGCCGGCGATTCGGACGGCGCGGCCGACGCCGCCCGGCGCGCGATCGCGCTCGATGCGCGGCAGGCGAGCGCCCGCATCGTGCTCGCGAGCATCGCTCGCCGCGGCGGCGACCTCGACGGCGCGGTGGACGGCTACCGCCGCGCGCTCGTCGACCGGCCCGGCGACGCGCGCGCGCGTTTCGCGCTGGCCGGGACGCTCGCCGAGCGCGACGACATGGAGGCCGCGCACACCGCCTACGTGCAGGCGGCCCGGGACGATGCCGGTCTCTTGCGCGCGCGCCTGGGCGCGGAGCTGGCGCTGCCCTCGATCATGGCGAGCGAGACGGCGATCGCGGAGGCGCGCGAACGGTTTCGGACCGGCGTGGCGAGGCTGCGCGACGAGTTGCCCGCCCGGGCGTCCGGCATGCCCGCCGACCGGGTGCTCGACGAGATGCGCTGGACCAATTTCCTGCTCGCCTACCACGGCGAGGACGACCGCGACCTGCAGGCGGCCTACGGCGATCTGCTGGCCGCGACGATCGGCGCGGCCAGGGAACCTTCGCGGCTCGTCGCGGGCGCGGAGGCCGCGGCGCGCCCGCGCGACGGGCGCAGGCGCATCGCGTTCGTGTCCGCGTTCCTGCGGGACGGCACGGCGGGACGCTATTTCGAGAGCTGGATCACCGGCCTCGCACGCGATCGCTTCGAAGTGATCGTCTTCCACCTGACGCACGGCGACGACGAACTCACCGCGCGCATTCGCGCGCGTGCGGATCGCTTCGTGCCGATCGGGAGCAGGCGCACGGCCGATCTCGCGCGCACCGTCTTCGCGTGCGCTGCCGACGCGATCGTGTATCCGGAACTCGGCATGGATGCGACGACCTTCGTGCTCGCATCGCTGCGCCTCGCACCACTGCAGGCGGCAGGCTGGGGCCATCCGGTCACGAGCGGACTCGCGACCGTCGACGCGATGTTCGGCTGCGACGCGATGGAGCCCGAGGGCGGAGAAGCGCAGTACCGCGAACGCCTGGTGCGCCTGCCCGGCTTGGGCACGCGCTACGCGCGCTTCCACCTGCCCGAGCCGGCCTCCCGGGCCGCGCTGGGACTGCCGGAGCACGGGCCGCTGCTCCTCGTGCCGCAGTCGCTGTTCAAGCTGCATCCCGCCGACGATCGTCGCATCGCGCGCGTGCTCGCTGCGGCGCCGCTCGCCCGGGTGGTCGCCTTCGCGGGCCGCCATCCGCGGATCACGGCGGCCTGGCGCGCGCGTCTCGACCCGGTCCTCGACGCGCACGACGTGGCGCGTGAGCGGGTCATCGTGCGGCCGCAGGTCGGCCACCACGACTACCTGCGGGTCAACCTCGCGTGCGACGCGATGCTCGACAGCGCGCGCTGGTCGGGGGGCAACACGAGCCTCGATGCGATCGCCTGCGGCCTGCCGATCGCGACGCTTCCGGGGACCGTGATGCGTGCGCGCCAGAGCGCGGGCATGCTCGCGCTCGCCGGCGCGACCGAGCTCGTCGCGAGCGACGAGGAAGGGTGCGTGGCGAGCGCCGTTCGCCTCGCGACCGATCGCGACTTCCGGGAGGCGATGTCGCGCCGCGTGTCCGCCGGCGCCGCCCGGGTATTCGACGACGCCGCACCCTTGACCGCGCTCGGAACGTTCCTGTCGGAGGGCCCGGGGGCGGAGCGACGCTGA
- a CDS encoding tetratricopeptide repeat protein, whose protein sequence is MSEEAPVDWMAKGRQEQWASRPIHALYCFKQELERRPDHGDARFHSGEVLWQLGCLEQAKAEWREATERAPTHLASWLALAEACLATGDAEAARTAARSALALHPDEPRARTFRLIADASLGEADVDWSEVADAVRGDPGMVFAPARAKLIAAALARTAGAPGQDVLLADLARTPARAPLELLAVIAARAAEGPAAAPSSTVDVFDEALRRDARGENADALRELARAARDLGDTERAQRLSAAYAVATVRGHAAALPVAWPRRTAGEALRVAVLASPGLPRDRIDALRALDGCVTTLVALAPPEEARALANALPVPVAAIIATGPIPDPSTPRVVAARDADVLVDACGLDAPTGPWLAARPARALWTIADLEPPLVDRRIPADAEALRAALGEVALDTPARLDAEAIAGRWTDGLRAHQTGDVSRARAAYSAVIDDQPDYAPARHFRARLEWDAGEIDAAADDLEAVLAQAPRYAEARVDASRLALEAERPALAISLAEDGLARDGANLGLWRALGHALLRIGDGAGAARVFERASLIDPLDAETHYNLGVARQLEGDAAAAVEAYRHAMTFDPSFPDAAFNLGVLFQQQDRRKASASMYRRVLAIDPTRESAWKNLGEVLREAGDFGGWAANFRRFEAACPESLLLAVQALEVCQFQADFTRLDRYLDGLRQERYRAGSETSLVDALEELLYLLLFFDVEPSVIHRFARTYDQATRRVYGVPRPRAAERKPGKIRIGYLSADLRNHVMGKMMWDAVRHHDRDRFDLYFYALSSDRDRWTERYESIATAFRDLSGLADRAAARAIDGDDLDLLVDLQTHTRGARPGILALKPARVQITHVASAGTLGLSAIDYKLTDAWADLPEAQEDQIEPLLVMGGSVYPWRRVAPGKIPPLGRAQAGVPEEAFVIGAFVTPMKLSRRCLSLWKEIAERVPRALFVFSPLRPEHRGAYERLMAAAGIARERFTFLPQASGEGGNRARYRIVDVVLDPMPFGNVNGTIEPLSMGVPVVTMMGKRHGERTSWSILANLGVTSTVAASGRDYVELAVRLAQDEAFMRETRQEIVAKLATSPLTDGRIYARHLEAAYVVALGQKAPEALASAGWPAPT, encoded by the coding sequence GTGAGCGAGGAGGCGCCGGTCGACTGGATGGCGAAGGGACGCCAGGAGCAATGGGCGTCGCGGCCGATCCATGCGCTGTACTGCTTCAAGCAGGAGCTCGAACGCCGTCCCGACCACGGGGACGCCCGGTTCCACTCGGGTGAGGTGCTCTGGCAACTCGGGTGCCTCGAACAGGCCAAGGCCGAATGGCGCGAGGCGACGGAACGCGCGCCGACGCATCTCGCGAGCTGGCTCGCACTGGCGGAGGCCTGCCTCGCGACCGGCGACGCGGAGGCCGCCAGGACCGCCGCGCGTTCGGCGCTCGCGCTCCACCCGGATGAGCCGCGCGCGAGAACGTTTCGCCTGATCGCCGATGCGTCGCTCGGTGAGGCCGATGTCGACTGGTCCGAAGTCGCCGACGCGGTGCGGGGAGACCCCGGCATGGTGTTCGCGCCGGCACGCGCGAAGCTGATCGCGGCCGCGCTCGCGCGAACGGCGGGTGCGCCTGGCCAGGATGTGCTCCTGGCGGACTTGGCCAGAACGCCGGCGAGGGCGCCGCTCGAACTGCTCGCGGTCATCGCCGCGCGGGCCGCGGAAGGGCCGGCAGCCGCGCCATCGTCGACCGTCGACGTGTTCGACGAGGCATTGCGTCGCGATGCGCGAGGCGAGAATGCCGACGCGCTGCGCGAGCTCGCCCGCGCAGCCCGTGATCTCGGGGACACGGAACGCGCACAGCGCCTGTCCGCTGCGTACGCCGTGGCAACCGTGCGCGGCCACGCGGCGGCGCTGCCGGTCGCGTGGCCGCGGCGAACCGCGGGAGAGGCGTTGCGTGTCGCGGTGCTGGCCAGCCCCGGCCTGCCGCGCGATCGCATCGACGCTCTGCGGGCGCTCGACGGGTGCGTGACGACGCTCGTCGCGCTCGCGCCGCCGGAGGAGGCGAGGGCGCTCGCGAACGCGCTGCCCGTCCCGGTGGCGGCGATCATCGCGACCGGGCCGATTCCCGACCCATCGACCCCGCGTGTCGTCGCCGCGCGCGATGCCGACGTCCTCGTCGACGCATGCGGTCTCGACGCGCCGACGGGGCCCTGGCTCGCGGCCCGGCCGGCGCGCGCGCTGTGGACGATCGCCGACCTGGAGCCGCCGCTCGTCGACCGCCGGATCCCCGCCGACGCGGAGGCGCTGCGCGCCGCGCTCGGCGAAGTGGCTCTCGACACGCCGGCGCGGCTCGACGCCGAAGCGATCGCCGGCCGATGGACGGACGGCCTTCGCGCGCACCAGACGGGCGACGTCAGCCGCGCGCGGGCCGCGTACTCGGCCGTCATCGACGACCAGCCGGACTACGCGCCCGCGCGCCATTTCCGCGCCCGGCTGGAATGGGACGCGGGCGAGATCGATGCCGCAGCGGACGATCTCGAGGCCGTCCTCGCGCAGGCGCCGCGGTACGCCGAGGCGCGCGTGGACGCGAGCCGGCTCGCGCTCGAAGCCGAACGTCCGGCACTCGCGATCTCGCTCGCCGAGGACGGGCTCGCGCGCGACGGCGCGAACCTCGGGTTGTGGCGCGCGCTCGGACACGCGCTCCTTCGGATCGGCGACGGCGCCGGTGCCGCGCGAGTGTTCGAGCGCGCGTCACTCATCGATCCGCTCGACGCCGAGACGCACTACAACCTGGGCGTGGCCCGGCAACTCGAGGGCGATGCCGCAGCCGCGGTCGAGGCGTACCGGCACGCGATGACCTTCGATCCGTCGTTCCCCGACGCGGCGTTCAACCTCGGGGTGCTGTTCCAACAGCAGGATCGGCGCAAGGCGTCGGCCAGCATGTATCGCCGGGTACTGGCGATCGACCCCACGCGGGAGTCCGCGTGGAAGAACCTGGGCGAGGTCCTGCGCGAGGCCGGTGACTTCGGCGGCTGGGCGGCGAATTTCCGCCGTTTCGAGGCTGCGTGCCCGGAATCGTTGCTGCTCGCCGTGCAGGCGCTCGAGGTCTGCCAGTTCCAGGCCGACTTCACCCGGCTCGACCGCTACCTCGACGGCCTGCGGCAGGAGCGCTATCGCGCGGGATCGGAAACCTCGCTCGTCGACGCCCTCGAGGAGCTTCTCTACCTGCTGCTCTTCTTCGACGTCGAGCCGTCGGTCATCCACCGTTTCGCGCGCACCTACGACCAGGCGACCCGGCGCGTCTACGGCGTGCCGCGGCCGCGCGCGGCAGAACGCAAGCCGGGGAAGATCAGGATCGGCTACCTGTCGGCGGATCTTCGCAACCACGTCATGGGCAAGATGATGTGGGACGCGGTGCGCCATCACGACCGCGACCGTTTCGATCTGTACTTCTACGCGCTCTCGTCCGACCGCGACCGCTGGACCGAACGATACGAGTCGATAGCCACGGCGTTCCGCGACCTGTCGGGCCTCGCGGATCGTGCCGCCGCCCGCGCCATCGACGGCGACGATCTCGATCTCCTCGTCGATCTGCAGACGCACACCCGCGGCGCGCGGCCGGGCATCCTCGCGCTCAAGCCGGCGCGCGTGCAGATCACGCACGTCGCTTCCGCCGGCACGCTGGGCCTCTCGGCGATCGACTACAAGCTCACCGACGCCTGGGCGGACCTGCCCGAAGCGCAGGAGGACCAGATCGAGCCGCTGCTCGTGATGGGCGGTTCGGTCTATCCCTGGCGCCGCGTCGCGCCCGGCAAGATCCCTCCGCTCGGCCGCGCGCAGGCGGGCGTCCCGGAGGAGGCGTTCGTCATCGGCGCCTTCGTGACGCCGATGAAGCTGTCGCGCCGGTGCCTCTCGCTGTGGAAGGAAATCGCCGAGCGCGTGCCCCGGGCGCTGTTCGTGTTCTCGCCGCTGCGGCCGGAACATCGCGGCGCGTACGAGCGGCTCATGGCGGCGGCGGGCATCGCCCGCGAACGCTTCACGTTCCTGCCGCAGGCGTCGGGCGAAGGCGGCAACCGGGCCCGCTATCGCATCGTCGACGTGGTCCTCGACCCGATGCCCTTCGGCAACGTCAACGGCACGATCGAACCGCTGTCGATGGGGGTCCCGGTCGTGACCATGATGGGCAAGCGCCACGGCGAACGCACGAGCTGGTCGATTCTCGCGAACCTCGGCGTGACCTCGACGGTCGCCGCGAGCGGGCGCGATTACGTCGAACTCGCCGTTCGTCTCGCACAGGACGAGGCGTTCATGCGCGAGACGCGGCAGGAGATCGTCGCGAAGCTCGCGACCTCGCCGCTCACCGACGGCCGGATCTACGCGAGGCACCTCGAAGCGGCGTACGTCGTCGCGCTGGGGCAGAAGGCCCCCGAGGCGCTCGCATCGGCGGGCTGGCCCGCGCCGACGTGA
- a CDS encoding glycosyltransferase, giving the protein MDRAPVVDVVVPVYNAPDDVRRCVASVLDRTPPVYRLVLIDDASPDPRVADVLRSIAAEGHPEVEVLANGKNLGFTGTANRGFGLSRRDVVLLNSDTVVTDGWLDALLRCAASDPSIGTITPWSNNAEILSYPRFCVNNPWPAGEDPRPVAEAFARAAVPSYPELPTGVGFCFFVRRALLDQIGGFDSAFGAGYGEENDLCMRAAAAGWRNVLADDAFVLHTGGRSFEKQKEALVPRNTATLTARHPGYLSLVHEYVSKDPLAPLRAAATIALDAASAPCVLHILHHQGGGTETHVRALVASTRARCRHAVAIAVGDRWRIEAHRADGTAIAFDLDRLPDEPWRDFLGALCATLGVDLVHVHNLSACRDGLLTALASLDLPYGYTVHDVNAACPTITFLDARGMYCGAQTDPSTCRACLAAQPAFAEIDIVAWRQRHRAMIERAAFVVAPSRWAADTLERYFPAAKGAVIVPHGVPDVAPRHSGTRLAVMLPQDDVPTVAVLGAVGPDKGARRIERLVELARARGSRVRFVLIGYLDRQHAAWQSDDARFTVHGRYDPRDLPDLLSHYRASLVLFPSAGPETFSYTLSEAWGAGRPALVPPIGALPERVAATGAGFVMTEGEWRDEALMLDRILALVGPGEAQALAKAARTAAAVPRITLEAMADATLACYERVRIGRAAATRHAPLARTRLRDALGYRPWTPSRDAQAALQATGGSGHRVALAALRLRRSSAGPLLRAITPGFVREALKARLK; this is encoded by the coding sequence ATGGATCGCGCGCCCGTGGTCGACGTCGTCGTGCCGGTGTACAACGCGCCCGACGACGTCCGCCGCTGCGTCGCGAGCGTGCTCGACCGCACGCCGCCCGTCTATCGGCTCGTCCTGATCGACGACGCATCGCCCGACCCGCGCGTGGCCGACGTGCTGCGCTCGATCGCGGCGGAAGGCCACCCGGAGGTCGAGGTCCTCGCGAACGGGAAGAACCTCGGATTCACCGGCACCGCGAACCGAGGCTTCGGCCTGTCACGCCGCGATGTCGTCCTGCTGAACAGCGACACCGTCGTCACCGACGGCTGGCTCGATGCGCTCCTGCGCTGCGCGGCGTCCGATCCTTCGATCGGAACGATCACGCCGTGGTCGAACAACGCCGAGATCCTGTCGTATCCGCGCTTCTGCGTGAACAATCCATGGCCCGCGGGCGAGGACCCGCGCCCGGTCGCCGAGGCGTTCGCGCGCGCGGCGGTGCCGAGCTACCCGGAGCTTCCCACTGGCGTCGGCTTCTGCTTCTTCGTGCGCCGCGCGCTGCTCGACCAGATCGGCGGCTTCGACTCCGCGTTCGGGGCCGGCTACGGCGAGGAGAACGACCTGTGCATGCGCGCGGCCGCGGCCGGCTGGCGCAACGTGCTCGCGGACGACGCGTTCGTGCTGCACACCGGCGGCCGGTCCTTCGAGAAGCAGAAGGAGGCGCTGGTGCCGAGGAACACCGCGACGCTCACCGCGCGTCATCCGGGTTACCTGTCGCTCGTGCACGAGTACGTCTCGAAGGACCCGCTCGCGCCGCTGCGCGCCGCGGCGACGATCGCGCTCGATGCCGCGTCCGCTCCTTGCGTGCTGCACATCCTGCACCACCAGGGGGGCGGCACCGAGACGCACGTGCGCGCGCTCGTCGCGTCCACGCGGGCACGCTGCCGCCATGCGGTCGCGATCGCGGTCGGCGACCGCTGGCGCATCGAGGCCCACCGCGCCGACGGCACGGCGATCGCGTTCGACCTCGACCGCCTGCCCGACGAGCCCTGGCGCGATTTCCTCGGCGCGTTGTGCGCGACGCTCGGCGTCGACCTCGTGCACGTCCACAACCTGTCGGCGTGCCGCGACGGACTCCTCACCGCGCTCGCCTCGCTCGACCTGCCCTACGGCTACACGGTGCACGACGTGAACGCCGCGTGTCCGACGATCACCTTCCTCGACGCGCGGGGCATGTACTGCGGCGCGCAGACCGATCCGTCGACGTGCCGGGCGTGCCTTGCCGCGCAGCCGGCGTTCGCGGAGATCGACATCGTCGCGTGGCGCCAGCGCCATCGCGCAATGATCGAGCGCGCGGCATTCGTCGTCGCGCCGTCGCGCTGGGCGGCGGACACGCTCGAGCGGTACTTCCCGGCGGCGAAGGGTGCGGTCATCGTGCCGCATGGCGTGCCCGACGTGGCGCCCCGGCACTCGGGAACCCGGCTCGCCGTGATGCTGCCGCAGGACGACGTGCCGACGGTCGCGGTCCTGGGCGCGGTCGGTCCCGACAAGGGCGCGCGGCGCATCGAGCGCCTGGTCGAACTCGCGCGCGCACGCGGGTCGCGCGTGCGGTTCGTGCTGATCGGCTACCTCGACCGGCAACACGCGGCCTGGCAGAGCGACGATGCGCGCTTCACCGTGCACGGCCGCTACGACCCCCGGGACCTGCCGGATCTCCTGTCGCACTACCGGGCGTCGCTGGTGCTCTTTCCCTCGGCGGGACCCGAGACGTTCAGCTACACGCTGTCCGAGGCCTGGGGCGCGGGCCGGCCGGCGCTGGTGCCGCCGATCGGCGCACTGCCCGAGCGCGTCGCCGCGACGGGGGCGGGTTTCGTGATGACCGAGGGCGAGTGGCGCGACGAGGCCCTGATGCTGGATCGCATCCTCGCGCTCGTCGGGCCCGGCGAGGCGCAGGCACTCGCAAAGGCGGCGCGCACCGCGGCAGCGGTGCCGCGCATTACGCTCGAGGCGATGGCGGACGCGACACTCGCCTGCTACGAACGCGTGCGGATCGGAAGAGCTGCGGCGACGCGGCACGCCCCGCTCGCGCGGACCCGGTTGCGCGATGCGCTCGGCTACCGCCCGTGGACGCCTTCGCGCGACGCGCAGGCTGCGTTGCAGGCGACCGGGGGCAGCGGACATCGCGTTGCCCTCGCGGCGCTGCGCCTGCGCCGGTCGTCGGCGGGACCGTTGCTGCGCGCGATCACGCCCGGATTCGTGCGCGAAGCGCTGAAGGCCAGGCTCAAGTGA